A single window of Archangium gephyra DNA harbors:
- a CDS encoding FRG domain-containing protein yields MLEHRVKNWVELQDALFAGSWNESLRRFRPTLAFRGMPDSRHDLATSLNRRGGNYSRQEHVMLRAFRKYARGTSNPCESLWDWLSLAQHHGLPTRLLDWTFSPYVALHFLSEDPDLYGVDGVVWSVDYRETNRVLPRPLKAQLQEEGADVFSAEMLASVAGDLATFDRLTRHPFVLFFEPPSLDERIINQFALFSVMNDASARLDTFLEKQKRGVRRLIVPAHLKQEVRDKLDQANITERVLFPGLDGLSRWLRRYYNPRPPGAPDKTQ; encoded by the coding sequence GTGTTGGAACACCGGGTGAAGAACTGGGTGGAGCTGCAGGACGCGCTCTTCGCGGGCTCCTGGAACGAGAGCCTCCGGCGCTTCCGTCCCACGCTCGCCTTCCGCGGCATGCCCGACTCGCGCCATGACCTGGCCACCAGCCTCAACCGTCGTGGGGGCAACTACTCGCGGCAGGAGCACGTCATGCTGCGCGCCTTCCGCAAATACGCGCGCGGCACCTCCAACCCCTGCGAGTCCCTCTGGGACTGGCTGTCGCTCGCCCAGCACCACGGCCTGCCCACCCGCCTGCTGGACTGGACCTTCAGCCCCTACGTGGCGCTGCATTTCCTCTCCGAGGATCCGGACCTGTATGGCGTGGACGGCGTGGTGTGGAGCGTGGACTACCGGGAGACGAACCGGGTGCTGCCCCGCCCCCTCAAGGCCCAGCTCCAGGAAGAGGGCGCGGATGTCTTCAGCGCCGAGATGCTCGCCTCGGTGGCCGGGGACCTCGCCACCTTCGACCGGCTCACCCGCCACCCCTTCGTGCTCTTCTTCGAGCCGCCCTCGCTCGACGAGCGCATCATCAACCAGTTCGCCCTCTTCTCGGTGATGAACGATGCGTCGGCGCGCCTGGACACGTTCCTCGAGAAGCAGAAGCGCGGCGTGCGCCGGCTCATCGTCCCCGCGCACCTCAAGCAGGAGGTGCGGGACAAGCTCGACCAGGCCAACATCACCGAGCGCGTGCTCTTCCCCGGCCTGGACGGGCTGTCCCGCTGGTTGCGGCGCTACTACAACCCGCGTCCTCCCGGCGCTCCGGA
- a CDS encoding alpha-ketoglutarate-dependent dioxygenase AlkB — protein MSETPEGLRYLPGFLSEEEERVLVDELSRLTFREIHMHGVVARRTVVHYGWDYGYESWRLTPAPPLPRFLEPVRARCAAAAGLEPDALEELLVSRYPPGAGIGWHRDAPMFGPLVIGVSLLGASRMRFRREVGGAYETFVLELPPRSAYILGGAARTVWQHTISPVKTLRYSLSFRTVKTRPAGSLAPPPA, from the coding sequence ATGAGTGAGACCCCGGAAGGACTGCGCTACCTGCCCGGCTTCCTCTCCGAGGAGGAGGAGCGGGTGCTGGTGGACGAGCTGTCCCGGCTCACCTTCCGGGAGATCCACATGCACGGCGTGGTGGCCCGGCGCACCGTGGTGCACTACGGCTGGGACTATGGCTACGAGTCCTGGCGCCTCACGCCCGCGCCCCCCCTGCCACGCTTTCTCGAGCCGGTGAGGGCCCGCTGCGCGGCCGCGGCGGGCCTCGAGCCGGACGCACTCGAGGAGCTCCTCGTCTCCCGCTACCCTCCGGGCGCGGGCATCGGCTGGCACCGGGATGCGCCGATGTTCGGCCCCCTCGTCATCGGCGTCTCGCTGCTGGGGGCGTCGCGCATGCGCTTCCGGCGCGAGGTGGGCGGCGCCTACGAGACGTTCGTGCTCGAGCTCCCGCCACGCTCGGCCTACATCCTGGGCGGAGCCGCGCGCACGGTGTGGCAGCACACGATCTCCCCGGTGAAGACCCTGCGCTACTCGCTGAGCTTCCGCACCGTGAAGACCCGGCCGGCGGGTTCCCTGGCGCCTCCGCCCGCGTGA
- the cphA gene encoding cyanophycin synthetase: MQALRGPNLYAYKTVLKVELDIGPFEERPSDTFPGFVERLTSWLPGLNKHECSVGRPGGFVERLRRGTWLAHITEHVTIALQNEMGFDVGYGRARGTGQRGVYNVIVAYEEEEPAREAFKTALEMTLAAMLDEPYDAPAALERLRDLADDYRLGPSTRAIVDAARRRGIPVRRLTPTGSLVQLGYGIHQKRILASQTSDTSALAVEICQEKPLTNMVLRNVGISVPEGRTVRSADEAWEVAEELGLPVILKPEAGNQGKGVMVNLRSEAEVRQAYEVASQFRGDVLVERHIEGEDYRLLVVNGKMVAAARRDPARVVGDGKRTVAQLVEVANQDPRRRPGHSSALTRIRLDDAARVVLGQQGLTLESVPEQGQVVKLRQNCNLSTGGTATDVTDEVHPSNAHMAELAAQVLNLDVAGIDLLCKDIRRPLMEQGGAIVEVNAAPGLRMHLQPTSGLPRDVGGPIVESLYPNGAPSRIPILAITGTNGKTTVTRLVAHMFETSHQCVGMTSTDGTYIRRERILEGDCSGPRSAQAVLLHPRVEVAVLEVARGGILRAGLGFDWCSVGVVTNVSPDHLGQGGINTLEELARVKQVVIESVAKDGHAVLNADDPLVAEMAAAAKGKVVYFSRDADNPILQAHLAGGGMGVFVENGAIITARDGRRLLLTHLDRITFTAGGTIRFQLENALAATAAAWAQGLNPAFIVRALTTFRMDPTMAPGRFNVLGVAGRQVILDYGHNVAAIQALGEAVPRGGERRNLMVIGLPGDRRDEDLLATVQQTLPFVDEYVLHDLKDRRGRAENEVPLLMRSCLKPGTPHELAPDQRQGILRAFARSKPGDRIIILADVVDEALAVIRELAAADETQVEACETPVTQAFE, translated from the coding sequence ATGCAGGCACTGCGGGGACCCAACCTCTACGCCTACAAGACCGTGCTGAAGGTGGAGCTGGACATCGGCCCCTTCGAGGAGCGCCCCAGCGACACCTTCCCCGGTTTCGTCGAGCGGCTGACGTCCTGGCTGCCCGGACTGAACAAGCACGAGTGCAGTGTCGGCAGGCCAGGTGGTTTCGTGGAGCGGTTGCGGCGCGGCACCTGGCTGGCCCACATCACCGAGCACGTCACCATCGCGCTGCAGAACGAGATGGGCTTCGACGTGGGGTACGGCCGGGCGCGGGGCACGGGCCAGCGCGGCGTCTACAACGTCATCGTCGCCTATGAGGAGGAGGAGCCCGCGCGCGAGGCCTTCAAGACGGCGCTGGAGATGACGCTGGCGGCCATGCTCGACGAGCCCTACGACGCGCCCGCGGCCCTCGAGCGCCTGCGTGACCTCGCCGACGACTACCGGCTGGGGCCGAGCACGCGCGCCATCGTCGACGCCGCGCGCCGCCGGGGCATCCCCGTGCGCCGGCTCACCCCCACCGGCAGCCTCGTGCAGCTCGGCTATGGCATCCACCAGAAGCGGATTCTCGCCTCGCAGACGTCGGACACCTCGGCGCTCGCGGTGGAGATCTGCCAGGAGAAGCCGCTCACCAACATGGTGCTGCGCAACGTGGGCATCTCCGTGCCGGAGGGCCGCACCGTGCGCTCGGCGGACGAGGCGTGGGAGGTGGCCGAGGAGCTGGGCCTGCCCGTCATCCTCAAGCCGGAGGCGGGCAACCAGGGCAAGGGCGTGATGGTCAATCTGCGCTCCGAGGCCGAGGTGCGCCAGGCGTACGAGGTGGCCAGCCAGTTCCGCGGGGACGTGCTGGTGGAGCGCCACATCGAGGGTGAGGACTACCGGCTCCTGGTGGTCAACGGGAAGATGGTGGCCGCGGCCCGGAGGGATCCGGCGCGGGTGGTGGGCGACGGCAAGCGCACGGTGGCGCAGCTCGTCGAGGTGGCCAACCAGGATCCCCGCCGGCGTCCGGGCCACAGCAGCGCCCTCACGCGCATCCGGCTGGACGATGCCGCGCGGGTGGTGCTCGGCCAGCAGGGACTCACGCTGGAGTCGGTGCCGGAGCAGGGCCAGGTGGTCAAGCTGCGGCAGAACTGCAACCTGTCCACCGGCGGCACCGCCACGGACGTGACGGACGAGGTGCACCCGAGCAACGCGCACATGGCCGAGCTCGCCGCGCAGGTGCTCAACCTGGACGTGGCCGGAATCGATCTGCTGTGCAAGGACATCCGGCGGCCCCTCATGGAGCAGGGGGGCGCCATCGTCGAGGTGAACGCGGCGCCCGGGCTGCGCATGCACCTCCAGCCCACCAGTGGCCTGCCGCGCGACGTGGGCGGGCCCATCGTGGAGTCGCTCTACCCCAATGGAGCGCCCTCGCGCATCCCCATCCTCGCCATCACCGGGACCAACGGGAAGACGACGGTGACGCGGCTGGTGGCGCACATGTTCGAGACGTCGCACCAGTGCGTGGGCATGACGAGCACCGACGGCACGTACATCCGCCGCGAGCGCATCCTCGAGGGCGACTGCTCCGGGCCGAGGAGTGCCCAGGCGGTGCTGCTGCACCCGCGCGTGGAGGTGGCGGTGCTGGAGGTGGCGCGCGGCGGCATCCTGCGCGCCGGGCTCGGCTTCGACTGGTGCAGCGTGGGCGTGGTCACCAACGTCAGCCCGGACCACCTGGGCCAGGGCGGCATCAACACCCTGGAGGAGCTGGCGCGGGTGAAGCAGGTCGTCATCGAGTCGGTGGCGAAGGATGGCCACGCGGTGCTCAACGCGGATGACCCGCTGGTGGCGGAGATGGCGGCCGCGGCGAAGGGCAAGGTCGTCTACTTCTCGCGCGACGCGGACAACCCCATCCTCCAGGCCCACCTGGCCGGGGGCGGCATGGGCGTGTTCGTCGAGAACGGGGCCATCATCACCGCCCGCGACGGCCGCCGCCTGCTGCTGACGCACCTGGACCGCATCACCTTCACCGCCGGAGGCACCATCCGCTTCCAGCTGGAGAACGCCCTGGCCGCCACCGCGGCCGCCTGGGCCCAGGGGCTCAACCCCGCCTTCATCGTGCGCGCGCTGACGACCTTCCGTATGGACCCCACCATGGCGCCGGGCCGCTTCAACGTGCTCGGGGTGGCGGGACGGCAGGTCATCCTGGACTACGGCCACAACGTCGCGGCCATCCAGGCGCTCGGCGAGGCCGTGCCCCGGGGCGGAGAACGCCGCAACCTCATGGTCATCGGCCTGCCGGGGGATCGCCGGGACGAGGACCTGCTGGCCACCGTCCAGCAGACGCTCCCCTTCGTGGACGAGTACGTGCTGCATGACCTGAAGGACCGGCGCGGGCGCGCGGAGAACGAGGTGCCCCTGCTCATGCGCAGCTGCCTGAAGCCGGGCACTCCCCACGAGCTCGCCCCGGACCAGCGGCAGGGCATCCTGCGAGCCTTCGCCCGCTCCAAGCCCGGGGACCGGATCATCATCCTCGCGGACGTGGTGGACGAGGCCCTGGCGGTCATCCGGGAGCTGGCGGCGGCGGACGAGACCCAGGTGGAGGCCTGCGAGACGCCGGTGACCCAGGCATTCGAATAG